One segment of Niabella beijingensis DNA contains the following:
- a CDS encoding ACP phosphodiesterase, which translates to MNFLAHAYLSFDNEDVLVGNMISDFVKGNRQLDYPPGIRAGILLHRMIDTFTDEHPVTIAAKQVFRATYRLYSGAFMDVVYDYFLATDKTEFSPESLHRFARNTYETLERYTALLPENFRQLFYYMKQQDWLYNYREPWGIYKSFAGLVRRAAYLNDSRPAEKIFEAHREPLGDSYRLFWADLKPFAAARFATLIN; encoded by the coding sequence ATGAATTTCCTGGCACATGCATATCTTTCATTCGATAATGAAGATGTTCTTGTGGGCAATATGATCAGCGATTTTGTGAAGGGCAACCGGCAACTGGATTACCCACCCGGGATCAGGGCCGGCATCCTGCTACACCGGATGATCGATACCTTTACCGATGAACATCCGGTCACGATAGCCGCCAAGCAGGTATTCAGAGCTACATACCGTCTTTACAGCGGGGCCTTTATGGATGTGGTATACGATTACTTTCTGGCAACCGATAAAACGGAATTCTCTCCGGAAAGTCTGCACCGTTTTGCCCGTAATACGTATGAAACACTGGAACGCTATACGGCATTGCTTCCCGAAAATTTCCGGCAGCTGTTTTATTACATGAAACAACAGGACTGGTTATATAACTACCGGGAACCCTGGGGTATTTATAAAAGTTTCGCCGGCCTGGTACGCCGCGCAGCTTATTTGAACGACAGCCGGCCGGCAGAAAAAATATTCGAGGCACACAGGGAACCCCTTGGCGATTCGTATCGTCTTTTCTGGGCCGACCTGAAACCCTTTGCGGCCGCCCGGTTTGCCACTCTTATAAATTAA
- a CDS encoding thioredoxin family protein, with product MMNFQEYRTVFNTILTAEKPEPPYDNADYLQYTKMNWSRMNRWLKQQPVLEKTKELMASISNKQQWIVITEPWCGDAAHIVPILYLMSTLNSRIDFKLQLRDTGSEIARYLTNGTRSIPILIVRDETGQDLFHWGPRPAAAKEVYESLKERKAGFEEMKIALQQVYNNDKSIGIQEEVSALLARHR from the coding sequence ATGATGAATTTCCAGGAGTACCGTACTGTTTTCAATACCATCCTTACTGCCGAAAAGCCGGAACCACCCTACGATAATGCAGACTATCTGCAGTATACAAAAATGAACTGGTCGCGTATGAACCGCTGGCTCAAACAACAACCGGTTCTGGAAAAAACAAAGGAGCTCATGGCTTCCATCAGTAATAAACAGCAATGGATCGTGATTACCGAGCCCTGGTGCGGCGATGCGGCCCACATTGTACCCATCCTGTACCTGATGAGCACCCTGAACAGCAGGATCGACTTTAAACTACAACTTCGGGACACCGGTTCTGAAATAGCCCGGTATCTTACCAATGGCACCCGCTCCATCCCGATATTAATTGTGCGGGACGAAACCGGGCAGGACCTTTTTCACTGGGGGCCGAGACCCGCAGCCGCCAAAGAAGTGTATGAATCGCTGAAGGAAAGAAAGGCTGGTTTTGAAGAAATGAAGATCGCACTTCAACAGGTATACAACAACGATAAAAGCATCGGTATCCAGGAGGAAGTAAGCGCCTTGCTCGCCCGGCACCGTTAA
- a CDS encoding TIGR02757 family protein, which produces MNNSLKDNLADFLNTKAALYEQPDFIPDDPIAIPHRFSKTQDIEIAGFFAAILAWGNRKSIINSCNRLLTLMGNAPHDFIIHHTEADRKPFLHFVHRTFNAVDLFHFFDFLQDHYKKRKQASLQTAFSSHLHPDDPTVENALTGFRRSFFDARRFPHYPVRTQKHIASPERKSACKRLNMYLRWMVRSNKRGVDFGLWSTIRPAQLVCPLDLHVARVARHFNLLQRPNNDWLAALELSEHLKQLDPEDPVKYDFALFGLGVIEKF; this is translated from the coding sequence ATGAACAACTCGCTCAAGGATAACCTGGCAGATTTTCTGAACACCAAGGCGGCTTTATACGAACAGCCCGATTTTATTCCGGACGACCCGATCGCCATTCCGCACCGGTTCTCAAAAACACAGGATATTGAGATCGCAGGTTTTTTTGCTGCGATCCTTGCCTGGGGCAACCGGAAGAGTATTATCAACTCCTGCAACCGCCTGTTAACGCTGATGGGCAATGCGCCCCACGATTTTATTATTCATCATACAGAAGCAGACCGCAAACCTTTTTTGCACTTTGTACACCGGACCTTTAATGCTGTTGATCTTTTTCATTTTTTTGATTTCCTGCAGGATCATTATAAGAAACGGAAACAGGCCTCTCTTCAAACGGCATTCAGCAGCCACCTGCACCCGGATGACCCTACAGTAGAAAATGCACTCACCGGCTTTCGCCGCTCTTTCTTTGACGCCAGGCGGTTTCCCCATTATCCCGTCCGTACACAAAAACACATCGCAAGCCCCGAACGCAAATCTGCCTGCAAACGCCTGAATATGTACCTGCGCTGGATGGTGCGCAGCAATAAAAGAGGCGTCGATTTCGGTCTGTGGTCAACGATCCGGCCCGCACAACTGGTTTGTCCGCTGGATCTGCATGTGGCACGTGTGGCCCGGCATTTTAACCTGTTGCAACGCCCAAACAATGACTGGCTGGCCGCTCTGGAGCTTTCGGAACACCTGAAACAACTTGATCCTGAAGATCCGGTTAAATATGATTTTGCGTTGTTCGGACTGGGTGTGATCGAAAAATTCTGA
- a CDS encoding acyl-CoA dehydrogenase — MIDPQTAATLALFAENADRQARLTPEQLDIIYREKWFRLFVPASQNGLELSLPEGLRIEEALAKIDGSLGWTVTLCSGATQFTGYLSPELTRSVFKDDTVCFGGSGALSGIAKETAGGYRINGSWKYATGAPYCTHFTANCKIEKDGKLLVNTEGVPVYRSFLFQRSEVTIVDDWDTMGLKATASQRFSIAGLEVPRERSFTIHPSAAILPGAVYRYPFLQFAEATLAVNTLGMARHFLEEFEELIRQKTTPAGPDSAGVLLQQKWQQATATLQFLRNRFYTAVDDSWSRLTTQGAIPAPVLDQVSKQSRLLARRSRKIVADLFPYCGVSATANGTTLNRIFRDVFTASQHLLLNFETP, encoded by the coding sequence ATGATCGACCCGCAAACCGCAGCCACACTGGCTTTATTTGCAGAAAACGCCGACCGGCAGGCGCGGCTCACACCGGAGCAACTGGATATTATTTACCGGGAAAAATGGTTCCGGCTCTTTGTACCGGCCTCCCAGAACGGACTGGAATTATCCCTGCCGGAGGGCCTGAGAATAGAGGAAGCACTGGCAAAAATTGATGGCAGCCTGGGCTGGACCGTTACGCTTTGCAGCGGTGCCACCCAGTTCACCGGCTATTTATCCCCGGAACTTACCAGGTCTGTTTTTAAAGATGATACCGTTTGTTTTGGCGGCAGCGGCGCACTCTCGGGCATAGCAAAGGAAACGGCCGGTGGTTACCGCATCAATGGTTCCTGGAAATATGCTACCGGCGCGCCTTACTGCACCCACTTTACCGCAAACTGCAAAATTGAAAAAGACGGGAAGCTACTGGTGAATACGGAGGGAGTACCGGTTTACAGATCCTTCTTATTCCAACGGTCTGAGGTCACCATCGTTGACGACTGGGATACGATGGGCTTAAAGGCCACTGCCAGTCAGCGTTTCAGCATCGCCGGGCTGGAAGTGCCACGGGAACGGAGTTTTACCATACACCCGTCGGCAGCGATCCTTCCCGGAGCGGTTTACAGGTATCCGTTCTTACAGTTTGCAGAGGCCACACTGGCGGTGAATACCCTTGGGATGGCCCGCCATTTTCTGGAAGAATTTGAAGAACTGATCCGGCAAAAAACAACTCCTGCCGGCCCGGATTCAGCTGGGGTACTCCTGCAGCAAAAATGGCAGCAGGCAACAGCCACCCTGCAATTCCTGCGAAACCGGTTCTATACCGCCGTGGACGATTCCTGGAGCCGTCTCACCACACAGGGAGCGATCCCCGCGCCGGTACTGGACCAGGTTTCAAAACAGAGCCGGCTGCTGGCCCGCCGGTCAAGAAAGATCGTGGCCGATCTTTTTCCGTACTGCGGTGTGAGCGCCACAGCGAACGGCACCACACTGAACCGTATTTTCCGGGATGTCTTCACCGCCAGTCAGCACCTGTTGCTCAACTTCGAGACCCCATAA
- the obgE gene encoding GTPase ObgE: protein MEKSNFVDQIRIFCRSGHGGAGIKHFLRDKFTSKGGPDGGDGGRGAHIILRGNRNLWTLLHLRYFKNILAENGENGGDNNKTGRSGKDVVIEVPLGTIALDEETGEKEAEILEDGQELIWMPGGKGGLGNANFATPTNQAPEYAQPGLPGLEGWKVLELKVLADVGLVGFPNAGKSTLLSVVSAAKPKIGNYAFTTLTPNLGIVEYRDGRSFCMADMPGIIEGAAEGRGLGHRFLRHIERNPVLLFLIPADSDDHRKEFEVLMSELEQYNPELLHKQFLIAISKSDMLDDELKAAISAEMPEHIPHLFISSVAQQGLTQLKDKLWEILNTAPEPESA from the coding sequence ATGGAAAAAAGCAACTTTGTAGACCAGATCAGGATATTTTGCCGCAGCGGACATGGCGGTGCGGGCATCAAGCATTTTTTGCGGGATAAATTTACTTCCAAAGGCGGGCCGGATGGCGGCGACGGAGGAAGAGGGGCTCATATTATTTTAAGAGGTAACCGCAATCTGTGGACCTTACTGCACCTGCGGTATTTTAAAAACATACTGGCGGAGAACGGTGAAAACGGAGGTGATAATAATAAAACAGGACGCAGCGGAAAGGATGTGGTGATCGAAGTGCCGCTTGGAACCATTGCCCTGGATGAAGAAACCGGTGAAAAAGAAGCCGAGATCCTGGAAGACGGCCAGGAGTTGATCTGGATGCCAGGCGGAAAAGGCGGATTGGGCAATGCCAATTTTGCTACTCCCACTAACCAGGCACCGGAATATGCACAACCGGGTTTGCCGGGTCTTGAAGGCTGGAAGGTACTGGAACTGAAAGTGCTTGCTGATGTAGGGCTGGTGGGCTTTCCCAATGCCGGTAAATCAACCCTGCTTTCTGTGGTAAGCGCTGCAAAACCTAAAATTGGCAACTATGCTTTTACAACACTGACACCTAACCTGGGTATCGTGGAATACCGCGACGGACGCAGCTTTTGTATGGCCGATATGCCCGGCATTATTGAAGGCGCGGCCGAGGGTCGCGGACTGGGCCACCGTTTTCTGAGACATATAGAACGCAACCCGGTTTTGTTGTTCCTGATCCCCGCCGACAGTGATGACCATCGCAAAGAATTTGAGGTGCTGATGAGCGAACTGGAACAATACAATCCCGAATTGTTACATAAACAGTTTTTAATTGCTATTTCCAAAAGCGATATGCTGGATGATGAGCTGAAAGCGGCCATCAGCGCAGAAATGCCGGAACATATACCCCACCTGTTTATTTCATCAGTGGCCCAGCAGGGGCTTACCCAGCTAAAAGACAAACTCTGGGAAATATTGAATACCGCGCCGGAACCTGAAAGTGCTTAG
- a CDS encoding cystathionine gamma-synthase, translating into MKLDTKIIHAGVEPDPSTGAIMTPIFQTSTFVQSGPNQHQGYDYSRAGNPTRTALERSLAALENANHGLAFSSGVAATETVIKLLKPGDEVIAANDMYGGTYRLFSRIWEDFGIKFIYTDTTRVEQVASAVTERTKLIWIETPTNPLMNVTDIAAVAALSKKAGALLCVDNTFASPYLQNPMDLGADIVMHSATKYLGGHSDVVMGTLMFNSDELRERLFFIQKSSGAVPGPMDCFLVLRGIKTLHVRLQRHCENGRKVAAFLAANSKVHKVYWCGFENHPGFAVAKNQMRDFGGMMSFELKDDSMEAATKVLTSTKVFALAESLGGVESLINHPATMTHASIPREERIKNGLNDSLIRLSVGIEDADDLIEDLKQAIG; encoded by the coding sequence ATGAAGTTAGATACAAAGATCATCCATGCGGGAGTGGAACCGGACCCCTCAACAGGGGCAATTATGACCCCCATTTTTCAAACATCCACCTTTGTTCAATCCGGCCCAAATCAGCACCAGGGTTATGATTATTCCAGAGCAGGAAACCCCACACGTACCGCCCTTGAACGGTCGCTGGCGGCACTGGAAAATGCGAACCATGGACTGGCCTTCAGCAGCGGTGTGGCGGCGACGGAAACGGTGATCAAGCTCTTAAAACCCGGAGATGAAGTGATTGCTGCAAATGACATGTATGGCGGCACTTACCGGTTGTTTTCCAGGATCTGGGAAGACTTTGGTATCAAATTCATTTACACGGATACCACCCGGGTGGAGCAGGTGGCCAGCGCGGTGACCGAACGGACAAAACTGATCTGGATCGAAACCCCCACCAACCCGCTGATGAATGTAACGGATATTGCTGCTGTGGCCGCCTTATCCAAAAAGGCTGGGGCGCTGCTTTGTGTGGACAATACCTTTGCGTCCCCTTACCTGCAGAATCCCATGGATCTCGGGGCCGATATTGTCATGCATTCTGCTACCAAGTACCTCGGCGGACACAGTGATGTGGTAATGGGAACGCTGATGTTTAATAGTGATGAGCTTCGCGAACGTTTGTTCTTTATCCAGAAAAGCAGCGGGGCCGTTCCCGGCCCGATGGATTGCTTCCTGGTGCTGCGCGGTATCAAGACGCTTCATGTACGCCTGCAGCGTCATTGCGAGAACGGCAGAAAGGTTGCCGCCTTCCTCGCAGCCAACAGCAAGGTTCATAAAGTATACTGGTGCGGTTTTGAAAATCATCCCGGCTTTGCCGTTGCCAAAAACCAGATGCGCGATTTTGGCGGAATGATGAGCTTTGAATTGAAGGACGATTCAATGGAGGCTGCAACAAAAGTGCTTACCTCCACAAAAGTGTTCGCACTGGCAGAAAGCCTTGGCGGGGTCGAATCACTGATCAATCATCCGGCAACCATGACACATGCTTCCATTCCCCGGGAAGAACGCATCAAAAACGGCCTGAACGATTCCCTTATCCGGCTGAGCGTTGGTATCGAAGACGCAGACGATCTGATCGAAGACCTGAAACAGGCTATCGGCTGA
- the pnuC gene encoding nicotinamide riboside transporter PnuC has translation MANWVSVFLEELKNISILEWVGVAFGVAQVLLAKANKVALYPTGIIAVLISIYIFITAGLYAESILNLYYLVMSIYGWWFWVFKRTAAPLPITQAAKSDWRTTLMIVLGGFVLLYLALRYCTDSTVPVMDAFVSATAWAGMWLLAKRKLENWVLLNISNAVAIPLLFYKQLPLYALLTVFLFVVAVFGFFEWKRILEKK, from the coding sequence ATGGCAAACTGGGTCTCCGTTTTTCTTGAGGAATTAAAAAATATCAGCATACTGGAATGGGTAGGGGTAGCATTTGGTGTAGCACAGGTATTACTAGCCAAAGCCAATAAGGTGGCGCTTTACCCAACCGGCATCATCGCCGTTCTCATCAGCATTTATATATTTATAACAGCCGGACTGTATGCCGAAAGTATTTTGAACCTGTACTACCTGGTCATGAGTATCTACGGATGGTGGTTCTGGGTCTTTAAAAGAACGGCGGCGCCCCTGCCCATTACCCAGGCTGCAAAAAGCGACTGGAGGACGACCCTGATGATTGTTCTGGGCGGATTTGTTCTCCTGTACCTGGCGCTCCGGTATTGCACCGATTCTACCGTGCCTGTAATGGATGCTTTTGTAAGCGCTACGGCCTGGGCCGGAATGTGGCTACTGGCAAAACGCAAACTGGAGAACTGGGTCCTGCTAAACATCAGCAATGCCGTAGCAATCCCCCTTTTATTTTATAAACAGCTTCCGCTTTATGCCCTGCTCACCGTTTTCCTGTTTGTTGTTGCGGTGTTCGGCTTTTTTGAATGGAAGCGCATACTGGAAAAAAAATGA
- a CDS encoding Fic family protein, translating to MNRELSDAEQTALLQSILQINNSYLDWEKVQHMALKPEHLPNETIWEAAKTAREQGLTRSVEVFSKKFTWSVSNDMEAVLHDLDVHMAGGKSIMTLMDQKNDHRYLMAAMIDEVMSSAQLAGFIVSKKMVRELLLKKKTTANETEQTVVNIYKCLLKIHTWENEPFTEALFLELHQQLTKDTIKLKGIGRYRTNNKYDVSAIDAPDLYKAVDAKDIKPWMQWLAALINEEKNPFYIHPVIKAGLIAYLITCIRPFRDGNGRMARLVAYWYLLRKGYWALRYTAVSNIIVKLKPQYHKAFLQAQANADTGYFIHFMTQALRMAYRSLKDSLQRTNKEKETNPFVQIEGLNIRQAAALQWIRDEAEKIITIRELRSGFGVSKETARTDLTALTENGWLKFYRLNKKTYAFIKGDSFEQLMHEQLAQG from the coding sequence ATGAACAGGGAATTATCGGACGCAGAACAAACAGCACTCTTACAAAGCATCCTCCAGATCAACAACAGCTACCTCGATTGGGAAAAAGTACAGCACATGGCCCTTAAACCGGAGCACCTCCCCAACGAAACAATATGGGAAGCCGCTAAAACAGCCCGGGAACAGGGACTGACCCGTAGTGTTGAGGTCTTCAGTAAAAAATTTACCTGGTCTGTTTCAAATGATATGGAAGCCGTACTGCACGACCTTGACGTACACATGGCCGGAGGAAAAAGCATTATGACTTTAATGGACCAGAAGAACGATCACCGCTACCTGATGGCCGCAATGATCGATGAAGTCATGAGTTCAGCACAGCTCGCCGGTTTTATTGTTTCAAAAAAAATGGTCCGGGAACTATTATTAAAAAAGAAGACCACTGCCAATGAAACAGAACAGACCGTTGTCAATATCTATAAATGCCTGCTTAAGATACATACCTGGGAAAATGAGCCGTTCACCGAGGCCTTGTTCCTGGAACTCCATCAGCAGCTTACAAAAGATACCATTAAGCTGAAAGGGATCGGCCGCTACCGCACCAATAATAAATATGATGTCTCTGCAATCGACGCACCTGATTTATACAAAGCCGTCGACGCAAAAGACATCAAACCCTGGATGCAGTGGCTGGCGGCTCTTATCAATGAAGAAAAAAATCCCTTTTATATCCATCCTGTAATAAAGGCGGGTCTCATCGCTTACCTGATCACCTGCATACGACCGTTCAGGGACGGTAACGGACGTATGGCCCGGCTGGTGGCATACTGGTACCTGCTACGGAAGGGGTACTGGGCACTGCGGTATACTGCCGTTTCCAATATCATCGTAAAACTGAAACCTCAGTATCATAAGGCATTCCTCCAGGCACAGGCAAATGCGGATACCGGGTACTTCATCCATTTTATGACACAGGCCCTGCGTATGGCTTACCGTTCACTGAAAGACAGTTTACAACGCACCAATAAAGAGAAGGAAACAAATCCCTTTGTTCAGATAGAAGGACTGAACATACGGCAGGCGGCTGCGCTTCAGTGGATTCGGGATGAAGCAGAAAAGATCATTACCATACGGGAATTGCGTTCGGGTTTCGGCGTCTCAAAAGAAACAGCACGGACCGATCTCACGGCATTAACGGAAAATGGCTGGCTGAAATTTTACCGCCTCAATAAAAAGACCTATGCCTTTATAAAAGGCGATTCATTTGAACAACTGATGCATGAACAACTCGCTCAAGGATAA
- a CDS encoding DUF2911 domain-containing protein translates to MLKYIATVFTALFFSLAAKSQSWVPVDKSPMDQIYYPIDYPSKKIRGVNEPLRMRVIYSRPAKSNRKVFNSDIVPYGKVWRVGANEATEVNFFTPATINGKKVAAGRYTLYCIPDEKEWTFIVNKDTDAWGAFNYDAAKDVLRTSVAVEELKAPVEFLTIDFEKSGSTVNLVVEWDQKKASLPINF, encoded by the coding sequence ATGTTAAAATATATCGCAACAGTTTTTACAGCACTTTTCTTCAGTCTCGCAGCTAAAAGCCAGTCCTGGGTGCCGGTGGATAAATCGCCGATGGACCAGATCTACTACCCCATCGACTATCCTTCAAAAAAGATCCGGGGCGTTAATGAACCGCTGCGGATGCGTGTCATCTACAGCCGGCCCGCAAAAAGTAACCGGAAGGTCTTTAATTCCGATATCGTCCCTTATGGAAAAGTGTGGCGCGTGGGTGCCAATGAAGCCACCGAAGTCAACTTTTTTACACCGGCCACCATCAATGGTAAAAAAGTAGCCGCCGGCCGGTATACGCTTTACTGCATCCCTGATGAAAAAGAGTGGACCTTTATCGTTAACAAAGACACGGATGCCTGGGGCGCCTTTAATTATGATGCGGCAAAGGATGTATTGCGGACCTCCGTGGCCGTGGAAGAGCTTAAAGCCCCCGTGGAATTCCTGACCATTGATTTTGAAAAAAGCGGATCAACCGTTAACTTGGTGGTCGAATGGGATCAGAAAAAAGCATCCCTGCCTATAAATTTTTAA
- a CDS encoding DUF2911 domain-containing protein — protein MNCMKGGWVLLAGIVLLIACNQKPENKTTPQVPVVDAPRVAQPVNTNNPYEAVDVSPLDMSYFPVHYPLHKMSGTATEKPVMRVIYSRPHLQGRALFGSVLKYDQPWRMGANEATELDVFRPVFLNNKKIEPGRYTLYSIPHEESWTIVLNNNLDTWGLQQDSTQDLLRVEVPSTGNNPMVEYFTMVFKKTPQGADLLIAWERILVRLPFIIK, from the coding sequence ATGAACTGTATGAAGGGAGGATGGGTCCTGCTTGCCGGTATCGTATTGCTTATTGCCTGTAATCAGAAACCAGAAAACAAAACCACGCCACAGGTGCCTGTTGTGGATGCACCGCGGGTGGCACAACCGGTCAACACCAACAACCCGTATGAGGCGGTGGATGTATCCCCCCTGGATATGAGTTATTTCCCCGTACATTATCCATTGCATAAAATGAGTGGCACTGCTACGGAAAAACCGGTAATGCGTGTTATCTATAGCCGGCCACATCTTCAGGGACGCGCTTTGTTTGGTTCCGTGCTTAAATATGATCAGCCCTGGCGGATGGGGGCGAATGAAGCCACCGAACTGGATGTGTTCCGGCCCGTTTTTCTCAATAACAAAAAAATTGAGCCGGGCCGTTATACGCTTTACAGCATCCCGCACGAAGAAAGCTGGACCATCGTCCTTAACAACAACCTGGATACCTGGGGACTTCAGCAGGATAGCACCCAGGATCTTTTGCGGGTGGAAGTCCCTTCCACCGGTAACAATCCCATGGTGGAGTACTTTACCATGGTTTTTAAAAAAACACCCCAGGGCGCTGATCTGCTGATTGCCTGGGAACGTATTCTGGTGCGACTTCCTTTTATTATAAAATAA
- a CDS encoding SET domain-containing protein codes for MPSSKRLFVKISTLPNAGKGLFTKVAIAKNEIVTEYTGHVVPWKDVADDADNGYIFHIDDETVIDARNDLSSFGRYANDAAGLERVKGIRNNTEYVEEGARVFLKAKTDIPAGGEILVSYGPQYWKQVKENIRIDREQEKTKR; via the coding sequence ATGCCGTCGTCCAAGCGTTTATTCGTGAAAATTTCCACCCTTCCCAATGCCGGCAAGGGCTTATTTACCAAAGTAGCAATTGCTAAAAATGAGATCGTTACAGAGTATACAGGGCATGTCGTTCCCTGGAAAGATGTGGCGGATGATGCAGACAACGGATACATTTTTCATATTGATGACGAAACGGTGATCGACGCCAGGAATGACCTGTCTTCATTTGGCCGTTATGCCAATGATGCGGCAGGACTGGAGCGGGTGAAAGGCATCCGCAATAATACGGAGTATGTGGAAGAAGGTGCCCGTGTGTTCCTGAAAGCAAAAACCGATATTCCTGCCGGCGGGGAGATACTGGTATCCTATGGACCCCAGTACTGGAAACAGGTAAAGGAAAACATCCGCATCGACCGGGAACAGGAAAAAACAAAAAGATAA